TGCTCTTTGAGCTCTAATTCTGATTTCATTCTAGCTAAATCAATTTGATATTTAGTCTGACTTTCTTgaagttttgcacatttttctagCATATCCTTCTGAATGGATTCagtggttactgtagctttgcGCTTTCCATCGTAATTTTGTTGTCGTTCGGAATCAAGTTCCAATCGAAGAAGttcattatttttcctttGAAGTTCCAGTTCAACTTCTTGTGCGGCGTTttgagttttgagtttttctagGTTGAAGGTTATCTGAAAGTTGGAATAGTTATGCAATTGGTAAAGTATTTCAGGTAATTTTAATGATGCATGTTCTCTTTTACACTGGTCTTAAAATGATCCATGAAATATGGCAAAAATTGCAGTGAAAATTCGCCAGCTACCGTACCCTTGAGTTTCATTGTGCGTGTAtccgtttttttctaatatttttgatttataaccttttttaatattaacaaTTATtagaaacatgatacatatcaGCCAAcccattaaaaataaaacataccGTACTCACGGGTACGGTAGCTGGAAATATATTTGACTCGTAGCGGGACCGAGAATTTAAATACCTCTTTGCATTTGATCCTAAGTTCCCCAACAGTTTCCAGCTCCGAATCAGTTATTTTCTCCTCCCGTTCATTTCGCTTTGAATCATTCCCGGTCTGTGGAAATTTCGGATGTATTATTGCGTGGcgaaatttgcgatttttaagacaaaaataCGATGtccggtctcgacgcgaccTAATTTATTCgaatgaaaattgagagtgcgcctttaagaagtaCAGTAGTCTCCAGTTTCGCCTTTCtcttttgcacaaaaaatttcctctttcttttctacattttgtttttttttctcaattatttagtttcacaaaaatattttttaatgaaagttttctaaagaaaatatcaaataaactttcaaaacacCTTTTCGCGGATACTACTGTACttattaaaggcgcacattatttttcatttgaatataTTCGGTCGTGTCTAGACCATATTTGAGCCATAAATCGCAAATTTTCGCATCTGGATAATAATCAAATAGTATTTtattcttttccttttttcaaaaacatctgATATTGTCATGTGAATAATATTAACATAAAAGTTTCTCacttactttcaaaaattcaatttcatttttcataatttcttcaGTCTTTTCCATTTCAATAAACAGCTCACTCTTTCTCTCACTTTCATCTGCCAGTTTCACACATTCTATACGACAGGCTTCAATTTGttgctcaaaaagttcaataacTTCTTGCTGCCGTTGCACAACTTCCATAAGTTCTTCGAACGTGGGATTGCCATCTCCAAAACTCATCTGAAACTGCCAGATGTTGGCTGCGTTGGGCtaaagatttcagaaaaacaaaagagcATGCCACAACACAACACAACACCTAGCAAGAATCAGAAGCGAACGGATACGCTATTAAGAAAGACGAACATGGGGCGGTAAAACAgttcatcttctttttttacttATCACAAGAAAGGGATTATCGGAAATCGGAGCTCAAATGGATTGATTAGAACAGgggattgaattgaaaaaaatttgaagggCGACACAAAATGATGGTGGTGGCTGGAGGGAGGGAAAGTGAATGACAACCAAATCGGGAAACGTAAACTTGACTACTTTTGCtcataaataataaatacaTTATTTAACAGTGAAAAGAATTGAAGCGAATATGCGAAGGAAAAATAACGGCGAGAAAAATATAAGTGTTTGCGTTAAATATTCAAGATACTTGTTTATTTTCCAGCATGTTTCAGACCAGCAAGCAGGGTTTTCAGACGACTCAGATCCTTTCCACTCTTCGATTTTTGTTGATCAACGAGCTTGTTCACTGTTTCCCATTGAGCATCTCCATCTTGTTGCTTGGCGAAAAGTTCTTGATTggatttctcgtttttcctgcaatttttaaaatgaaaattgggaaaagtataattttgagcaatttctaataatttagctatttttgttcaaaatgattgaattcaatatttcatgCAAATGGTTTTACGTGTTTAAGAATCTAAtcgaatttcgaaaacttACAGATTTTCGTCATGTGACAATTGAAGGGTCTTCTCGCGTTGTTTATACCACTCTTCAAGCTCCTTCTTGGCATTTGCACGAAGTTcaatctttttcttttcttcagcttcatcttttttcgAAAGAAGTTGCTCTTGCTGAGCTTTCCAcagtcgaattttttcagcctCAATTCTTGGGACAGTTGAGAGAATTGGTGATGGACCTTTAGAACCTCCGGAAGAAGCAGAATGATTTCCATTCACCATTGGTTCTACGGCAGGAACAACGATTGCTGGTGCGGCAGCATTGTCGTCGACAAGTCCATCCAAATCGACTCCGGAATCAGTTGGATGCACAACCGGTGGTGGCTCGTCACCAGCAATCTTAAAAgcaaaatattatattttttgttgaagaaaGTTGTTAAAAACCTGGAGGTCTCCAAAGTCATCATCAagagctggagctggagcatcGGCTTCTGGCGCATCTagaaaaatcactttaaatgtaaaataaacaaatgaaTCATCgatttcatgaaatttcataaCAAAATCTTACCTGGATTAGCTGCTGCAGCTGCTGGTGGTGCCCCATCAAAATCAGCAAATAAATTCTGTTCACGAGCCAAAAAATCCGCCACTGGATCCgacattttgtagtttttttgtgttttataccctggaaattcaaaatttaa
This is a stretch of genomic DNA from Caenorhabditis elegans chromosome V. It encodes these proteins:
- the T05B11.7 gene encoding uncharacterized protein (Confirmed by transcript evidence) translates to MSFGDGNPTFEELMEVVQRQQEVIELFEQQIEACRIECVKLADESERKSELFIEMEKTEEIMKNEIEFLKTGNDSKRNEREEKITDSELETVGELRIKCKEITFNLEKLKTQNAAQEVELELQRKNNELLRLELDSERQQNYDGKRKATVTTESIQKDMLEKCAKLQESQTKYQIDLARMKSELELKEHREKQLERHYEDIMDEMKEIRKEKSSAMVKCSAMTSEIAELKTKIQQLRGKLPRNEHDIEDMNKLLGDQSHLIAALREETKLLARKLEGDSRDYRQTIKVLKHDKRELEQRIESFLRVD
- the T05B11.7 gene encoding uncharacterized protein (Confirmed by transcript evidence) — translated: MKVRERTGNDSKRNEREEKITDSELETVGELRIKCKEITFNLEKLKTQNAAQEVELELQRKNNELLRLELDSERQQNYDGKRKATVTTESIQKDMLEKCAKLQESQTKYQIDLARMKSELELKEHREKQLERHYEDIMDEMKEIRKEKSSAMVKCSAMTSEIAELKTKIQQLRGKLPRNEHDIEDMNKLLGDQSHLIAALREETKLLARKLEGDSRDYRQTIKVLKHDKRELEQRIESFLRVD
- the clic-1 gene encoding Clathrin light chain (Confirmed by transcript evidence); translation: MSDPVADFLAREQNLFADFDGAPPAAAAANPDAPEADAPAPALDDDFGDLQIAGDEPPPVVHPTDSGVDLDGLVDDNAAAPAIVVPAVEPMVNGNHSASSGGSKGPSPILSTVPRIEAEKIRLWKAQQEQLLSKKDEAEEKKKIELRANAKKELEEWYKQREKTLQLSHDENLKNEKSNQELFAKQQDGDAQWETVNKLVDQQKSKSGKDLSRLKTLLAGLKHAGK